A region from the Halomarina litorea genome encodes:
- a CDS encoding tyrosine-type recombinase/integrase has protein sequence MSTESPPADAEDPVAYFLQDMTYHGRAERTRDAYERVLRDFERFVGTQGATPASASQRECLAWVHGLRGDLAPSTVATYATYVHRFYAYLVQAGVFEENPMALVMAEMDESIDTDPARREVSVPAMREFVADIPHPLERALVVTLLKTGMRVGELCNLDLRDLNLDAPTVDEHFDARPRPQLDGRPDSLFVASDVARGQTVNGEERTASNKRKRATVVPVDDELASVLVRWLAIRPDTPSPARPLFAGTGDGWGDRLTPSQVRRVVRTHATARGWYRAGGDASENVTPHYFRHFFTTHLRDRTGDRGIVKYLRGDVATDIIDTYTHNWGDRVREVYEANIYRLS, from the coding sequence ATGAGCACTGAGAGTCCGCCCGCGGACGCGGAGGACCCCGTCGCGTACTTCCTCCAGGACATGACCTACCACGGCCGGGCCGAGCGAACCCGCGACGCCTACGAACGGGTCCTCCGCGACTTCGAGCGGTTCGTCGGGACGCAGGGGGCCACCCCCGCGAGCGCCAGCCAGCGCGAGTGTCTCGCGTGGGTCCACGGGTTGCGCGGCGACCTCGCGCCGAGTACGGTCGCCACCTACGCGACGTACGTCCACCGGTTCTACGCCTACCTCGTACAGGCGGGCGTCTTCGAGGAGAACCCCATGGCGCTGGTGATGGCCGAGATGGACGAGTCCATCGACACCGACCCCGCCCGCCGCGAGGTGAGCGTCCCCGCGATGCGCGAGTTCGTCGCAGATATCCCCCACCCGCTCGAACGGGCGCTGGTCGTCACCCTGCTCAAGACCGGGATGCGCGTGGGGGAGCTGTGCAACCTCGACCTCCGGGACCTCAACCTCGACGCGCCGACGGTGGACGAGCACTTCGACGCGCGCCCGCGACCACAACTGGACGGCCGGCCCGACTCGCTGTTCGTCGCGAGCGACGTGGCGCGCGGCCAGACCGTCAACGGCGAGGAGCGGACGGCCTCGAACAAGCGCAAGCGGGCGACGGTGGTGCCCGTCGACGACGAACTCGCCTCGGTTCTGGTCCGGTGGCTCGCCATCCGGCCCGACACCCCCTCTCCCGCCCGGCCCCTGTTCGCCGGCACGGGTGACGGATGGGGCGACCGTCTCACTCCGTCGCAGGTCCGCCGGGTCGTCAGGACCCACGCGACAGCGCGCGGGTGGTACCGCGCGGGCGGCGACGCGAGCGAGAACGTCACCCCGCACTACTTCCGGCACTTCTTCACGACCCACCTCCGGGACCGCACCGGGGACCGCGGCATCGTGAAGTACCTCCGCGGGGACGTCGCCACCGACATCATCGACACCTACACCCACAACTGGGGCGACCGGGTCCGGGAGGTGTACGAGGCGAACATCTACCGCCTCTCCTGA
- a CDS encoding DUF5805 domain-containing protein, with protein sequence MTERDRVAVQTYVTRDQKSRWAEEAESLDMSQAEFVRTMVQAGRSGLLAGGDRTNPVEGGSTDATPGGDGMKTALLDLLREEPRSWEELVAGLTGDIEDRIEATLDELQSENRVRHDGRRGGYTLVGDEH encoded by the coding sequence ATGACCGAACGCGACCGCGTGGCGGTCCAGACCTACGTCACGCGCGACCAGAAATCCCGGTGGGCCGAGGAAGCCGAGTCCCTCGACATGAGTCAGGCCGAGTTCGTCCGGACGATGGTGCAGGCGGGCCGGAGCGGCCTCCTCGCGGGGGGCGACCGGACGAACCCCGTCGAAGGCGGTTCTACGGACGCAACCCCAGGGGGTGACGGGATGAAGACGGCCCTCCTCGACCTGCTCCGCGAGGAGCCCCGGTCGTGGGAGGAACTGGTCGCCGGACTCACCGGTGACATCGAGGACCGCATCGAGGCGACCCTCGACGAACTCCAGAGCGAGAACCGCGTCCGGCACGACGGGCGGCGGGGCGGGTACACGCTGGTGGGCGATGAGCACTGA